A genomic segment from Chanos chanos chromosome 2, fChaCha1.1, whole genome shotgun sequence encodes:
- the btk gene encoding tyrosine-protein kinase BTK isoform X1, with protein sequence MSDSILEEIFIKRSQQKKKTSPLNFKERLFILTQDKISYYDYDSEKGKRKSLKGSVDIDKIKCVEIVFPEDNAPQERQYPFQIVYDEGPLYVFAKTEEVRKQWIHKLKHVVRFNKDLMQKYHPCFWEDGMWKCCQQEVKQAMGCRVLETRNGGFSTKGSRRKSRKPLPPTPQEAPRPLPPQPPPESGPAVGMTVIAEYDYTPVTDQDLELRKDEEYTILEVNDRNWWKARDKYGKEGYIPSNYVVEAMNGLERFHWYCKNMNRSQAENLLKTENKDGGFLVRDSSKAGKYTVSVFTKGGGETTGVCRHYNICTTPQGQFYLAEKHNFSSIPDLINYHQHNAAGLVSRLKYVVSIQTQNAPSTAGLGYGVWEIDPRHLTFIKELGNGQFGVVKYGKWQGQHDVAIKMIKEGSMSEDDFIEEAKVMMKLRHENLVQLYGVCTKQRPIYIVTEFLSNGCLLSYLREVLEHPSAIVLLEMCKDVSEGMAYLESQGFIHRDLAARNCLVDSNGTVKVTDFGLSRYVLDDEYTSSAGSKFPVRWSPPEVLLYCKFSSKSDVWAFGVLMWEVYTLGRMPYERLNNTEIVEKVSSGYRLYRPQLANDKIYSIMTSCWNEKHDERPPFKDLVHHIQDLLYNMQ encoded by the exons ATGTCGGACAGTATTCTGGAGGAGATTTTTATAAAGCGCTCTcagcaaaagaagaaaacctCGCCATTAAACTTCAAAGAGAGGCTATTCATTCTCACACAAGATAAGATCTCCTACTACGACTATGACTCTGAAAAAGGG aaaaggaaaagtctGAAGGGTTCAGTTGACATTGACAAGATTAAATGTGTTGAGATTGTGTTTCCTGAAGACAACGCACCCCAGGAGAGACAGTACCCGTTCCAG ATTGTATATGATGAAGGCCCACTTTATGTTTTTGCCAAGACAGAAGAGGTCCGGAAGCAGTGGATACACAAGCTGAAACATG TGGTGCGGTTCAATAAGGACCTGATGCAAAAGTACCATCCATGTTTCTGGGAGGATGGCATGTGGAAATGTTGTCAGCAGGAGGTCAAACAAGCCATGGGTTGCCGAGTGCTGGAGACAAGAAATGGAG GGTTTTCCACCAAAGGATCTCGCCGCAAGTCCAGAAAACCCCTACCGCCAACGCCACAGGAG GCCCCCAGACCTCTACCACCACAACCGCCCCCAGAGTCTGGTCCAGCAGTGGGCATGACAGTTATCGCTGAGTACGACTACACACCCGTGACAGACCAGGATTTGGAGTTGAGGAAGGACGAGGAATACACCATTCTGGAGGTGAACGACCGCAATTGGTGGAAAGCTCGAGACAAATACGG caagGAGGGATATATTCCAAGTAATTACGTTGTTGAAGCTATGAATGGGTTGGAGAGATTTCA CTGGTACTGCAAGAACATGAACCGCAGTCAAGCAGAGAATCTTCTAAAGACCGAG aATAAAGATGGTGGGTTCCTGGTACGAGACTCAAGCAAAGCTGGAAagtacactgtctctgtgttcacaaAAGGTGGAGG gGAGACAACAGGTGTCTGCAGACACTATAACATATGCACCACTCCACAAGGCCAGTTCTACTTGGCAGAAAAGCACAACTTCAGTAGCATCCCAGACCTAATCAATTACCACCAGCATAATGCTGCAG GTTTGGTGAGCAGGTTAAAATATGTTGTGTCAATTCAGACACAGAATGCACCATCCACTGCTGGTCTCGGATAtg GGGTGTGGGAGATCGATCCACGTCACCTCACATTCATTAAAGAGCTCGGCAATGGGCAATTTGGGGTGGTGAAGTATGGAAAGTGGCAAGGCCAGCATGATGTAGCCATTAAGATGATTAAAGAGGGCTCAATGTCTGAGGATGACTTCATTGAGGAGGCTAAAGTCATGAT GAAGTTGCGTCATGAAAACTTGGTTCAGCTTTATGGTGTTTGCACGAAACAAAGACCTATTTACATTGTGACCGAGTTCCTCTCTAATGGGTGTCTGCTGAGTTACCTGCGGGAGGTCCTTGAACACCCCTCAGCTATTGTGCTGTTGGAAATGTGTAAAGATGTCAGTGAGGGCATGGCATACCTGGAATCCCAGGGCTtcattcacagagacttg GCTGCCAGGAACTGTTTAGTAGACAGCAATGGGACAGTTAAAGTGACTGACTTTGGTCTTTcaag GTATGTGTTAGATGACGAATATACAAGCTCTGCAGGCTCCAAGTTCCCAGTGCGTTGGTCACCTCCTGAGGTCCTCCTGTACTGCAAGTTCAGCAGCAAGTCTGATGTCTGGGCATTTG GAGTTCTGATGTGGGAGGTCTACACCCTTGGACGGATGCCATATGAGAGGCTCAATAACACTGAAATAGTGGAAAAAGTATCATCTGGCTATCGCCTGTATCGCCCCCAACTGGCCAATGACAAAATCTATTCCATTATGACAAGCTGTTGGAATGAG AAACATGACGAGAGACCTCCATTTAAGGATCTTGTACACCACATTCAGGATTTGCTATACAATATGCAGTAA
- the btk gene encoding tyrosine-protein kinase BTK isoform X3, which produces MSDSILEEIFIKRSQQKKKTSPLNFKERLFILTQDKISYYDYDSEKGKRKSLKGSVDIDKIKCVEIVFPEDNAPQERQYPFQIVYDEGPLYVFAKTEEVRKQWIHKLKHVVRFNKDLMQKYHPCFWEDGMWKCCQQEVKQAMGCRVLETRNGGFSTKGSRRKSRKPLPPTPQEDKAPRPLPPQPPPESGPAVGMTVIAEYDYTPVTDQDLELRKDEEYTILEVNDRNWWKARDKYGKEGYIPSNYVVEAMNGLERFHWYCKNMNRSQAENLLKTENKDGGFLVRDSSKAGKYTVSVFTKGGGETTGVCRHYNICTTPQGQFYLAEKHNFSSIPDLINYHQHNAAGLVSRLKYVVSIQTQNAPSTAGLGYGVWEIDPRHLTFIKELGNGQFGVVKYGKWQGQHDVAIKMIKEGSMSEDDFIEEAKVMMKLRHENLVQLYGVCTKQRPIYIVTEFLSNGCLLSYLREVLEHPSAIVLLEMCKDVSEGMAYLESQGFIHRDLAARNCLVDSNGTVKVTDFGLSRYVLDDEYTSSAGSKFPVRWSPPEVLLYCKFSSKSDVWAFGVLMWEVYTLGRMPYERLNNTEIVEKVSSGYRLYRPQLANDKIYSIMTSCWNEKHDERPPFKDLVHHIQDLLYNMQ; this is translated from the exons ATGTCGGACAGTATTCTGGAGGAGATTTTTATAAAGCGCTCTcagcaaaagaagaaaacctCGCCATTAAACTTCAAAGAGAGGCTATTCATTCTCACACAAGATAAGATCTCCTACTACGACTATGACTCTGAAAAAGGG aaaaggaaaagtctGAAGGGTTCAGTTGACATTGACAAGATTAAATGTGTTGAGATTGTGTTTCCTGAAGACAACGCACCCCAGGAGAGACAGTACCCGTTCCAG ATTGTATATGATGAAGGCCCACTTTATGTTTTTGCCAAGACAGAAGAGGTCCGGAAGCAGTGGATACACAAGCTGAAACATG TGGTGCGGTTCAATAAGGACCTGATGCAAAAGTACCATCCATGTTTCTGGGAGGATGGCATGTGGAAATGTTGTCAGCAGGAGGTCAAACAAGCCATGGGTTGCCGAGTGCTGGAGACAAGAAATGGAG GGTTTTCCACCAAAGGATCTCGCCGCAAGTCCAGAAAACCCCTACCGCCAACGCCACAGGAGG ACAAGGCCCCCAGACCTCTACCACCACAACCGCCCCCAGAGTCTGGTCCAGCAGTGGGCATGACAGTTATCGCTGAGTACGACTACACACCCGTGACAGACCAGGATTTGGAGTTGAGGAAGGACGAGGAATACACCATTCTGGAGGTGAACGACCGCAATTGGTGGAAAGCTCGAGACAAATACGG caagGAGGGATATATTCCAAGTAATTACGTTGTTGAAGCTATGAATGGGTTGGAGAGATTTCA CTGGTACTGCAAGAACATGAACCGCAGTCAAGCAGAGAATCTTCTAAAGACCGAG aATAAAGATGGTGGGTTCCTGGTACGAGACTCAAGCAAAGCTGGAAagtacactgtctctgtgttcacaaAAGGTGGAGG gGAGACAACAGGTGTCTGCAGACACTATAACATATGCACCACTCCACAAGGCCAGTTCTACTTGGCAGAAAAGCACAACTTCAGTAGCATCCCAGACCTAATCAATTACCACCAGCATAATGCTGCAG GTTTGGTGAGCAGGTTAAAATATGTTGTGTCAATTCAGACACAGAATGCACCATCCACTGCTGGTCTCGGATAtg GGGTGTGGGAGATCGATCCACGTCACCTCACATTCATTAAAGAGCTCGGCAATGGGCAATTTGGGGTGGTGAAGTATGGAAAGTGGCAAGGCCAGCATGATGTAGCCATTAAGATGATTAAAGAGGGCTCAATGTCTGAGGATGACTTCATTGAGGAGGCTAAAGTCATGAT GAAGTTGCGTCATGAAAACTTGGTTCAGCTTTATGGTGTTTGCACGAAACAAAGACCTATTTACATTGTGACCGAGTTCCTCTCTAATGGGTGTCTGCTGAGTTACCTGCGGGAGGTCCTTGAACACCCCTCAGCTATTGTGCTGTTGGAAATGTGTAAAGATGTCAGTGAGGGCATGGCATACCTGGAATCCCAGGGCTtcattcacagagacttg GCTGCCAGGAACTGTTTAGTAGACAGCAATGGGACAGTTAAAGTGACTGACTTTGGTCTTTcaag GTATGTGTTAGATGACGAATATACAAGCTCTGCAGGCTCCAAGTTCCCAGTGCGTTGGTCACCTCCTGAGGTCCTCCTGTACTGCAAGTTCAGCAGCAAGTCTGATGTCTGGGCATTTG GAGTTCTGATGTGGGAGGTCTACACCCTTGGACGGATGCCATATGAGAGGCTCAATAACACTGAAATAGTGGAAAAAGTATCATCTGGCTATCGCCTGTATCGCCCCCAACTGGCCAATGACAAAATCTATTCCATTATGACAAGCTGTTGGAATGAG AAACATGACGAGAGACCTCCATTTAAGGATCTTGTACACCACATTCAGGATTTGCTATACAATATGCAGTAA
- the btk gene encoding tyrosine-protein kinase BTK isoform X2: MSDSILEEIFIKRSQQKKKTSPLNFKERLFILTQDKISYYDYDSEKGKRKSLKGSVDIDKIKCVEIVFPEDNAPQERQYPFQIVYDEGPLYVFAKTEEVRKQWIHKLKHVVRFNKDLMQKYHPCFWEDGMWKCCQQEVKQAMGCRVLETRNGGFSTKGSRRKSRKPLPPTPQEVCSLSAPRPLPPQPPPESGPAVGMTVIAEYDYTPVTDQDLELRKDEEYTILEVNDRNWWKARDKYGKEGYIPSNYVVEAMNGLERFHWYCKNMNRSQAENLLKTENKDGGFLVRDSSKAGKYTVSVFTKGGGETTGVCRHYNICTTPQGQFYLAEKHNFSSIPDLINYHQHNAAGLVSRLKYVVSIQTQNAPSTAGLGYGVWEIDPRHLTFIKELGNGQFGVVKYGKWQGQHDVAIKMIKEGSMSEDDFIEEAKVMMKLRHENLVQLYGVCTKQRPIYIVTEFLSNGCLLSYLREVLEHPSAIVLLEMCKDVSEGMAYLESQGFIHRDLAARNCLVDSNGTVKVTDFGLSRYVLDDEYTSSAGSKFPVRWSPPEVLLYCKFSSKSDVWAFGVLMWEVYTLGRMPYERLNNTEIVEKVSSGYRLYRPQLANDKIYSIMTSCWNEKHDERPPFKDLVHHIQDLLYNMQ, from the exons ATGTCGGACAGTATTCTGGAGGAGATTTTTATAAAGCGCTCTcagcaaaagaagaaaacctCGCCATTAAACTTCAAAGAGAGGCTATTCATTCTCACACAAGATAAGATCTCCTACTACGACTATGACTCTGAAAAAGGG aaaaggaaaagtctGAAGGGTTCAGTTGACATTGACAAGATTAAATGTGTTGAGATTGTGTTTCCTGAAGACAACGCACCCCAGGAGAGACAGTACCCGTTCCAG ATTGTATATGATGAAGGCCCACTTTATGTTTTTGCCAAGACAGAAGAGGTCCGGAAGCAGTGGATACACAAGCTGAAACATG TGGTGCGGTTCAATAAGGACCTGATGCAAAAGTACCATCCATGTTTCTGGGAGGATGGCATGTGGAAATGTTGTCAGCAGGAGGTCAAACAAGCCATGGGTTGCCGAGTGCTGGAGACAAGAAATGGAG GGTTTTCCACCAAAGGATCTCGCCGCAAGTCCAGAAAACCCCTACCGCCAACGCCACAGGAGGTCTGTTCATTATCT GCCCCCAGACCTCTACCACCACAACCGCCCCCAGAGTCTGGTCCAGCAGTGGGCATGACAGTTATCGCTGAGTACGACTACACACCCGTGACAGACCAGGATTTGGAGTTGAGGAAGGACGAGGAATACACCATTCTGGAGGTGAACGACCGCAATTGGTGGAAAGCTCGAGACAAATACGG caagGAGGGATATATTCCAAGTAATTACGTTGTTGAAGCTATGAATGGGTTGGAGAGATTTCA CTGGTACTGCAAGAACATGAACCGCAGTCAAGCAGAGAATCTTCTAAAGACCGAG aATAAAGATGGTGGGTTCCTGGTACGAGACTCAAGCAAAGCTGGAAagtacactgtctctgtgttcacaaAAGGTGGAGG gGAGACAACAGGTGTCTGCAGACACTATAACATATGCACCACTCCACAAGGCCAGTTCTACTTGGCAGAAAAGCACAACTTCAGTAGCATCCCAGACCTAATCAATTACCACCAGCATAATGCTGCAG GTTTGGTGAGCAGGTTAAAATATGTTGTGTCAATTCAGACACAGAATGCACCATCCACTGCTGGTCTCGGATAtg GGGTGTGGGAGATCGATCCACGTCACCTCACATTCATTAAAGAGCTCGGCAATGGGCAATTTGGGGTGGTGAAGTATGGAAAGTGGCAAGGCCAGCATGATGTAGCCATTAAGATGATTAAAGAGGGCTCAATGTCTGAGGATGACTTCATTGAGGAGGCTAAAGTCATGAT GAAGTTGCGTCATGAAAACTTGGTTCAGCTTTATGGTGTTTGCACGAAACAAAGACCTATTTACATTGTGACCGAGTTCCTCTCTAATGGGTGTCTGCTGAGTTACCTGCGGGAGGTCCTTGAACACCCCTCAGCTATTGTGCTGTTGGAAATGTGTAAAGATGTCAGTGAGGGCATGGCATACCTGGAATCCCAGGGCTtcattcacagagacttg GCTGCCAGGAACTGTTTAGTAGACAGCAATGGGACAGTTAAAGTGACTGACTTTGGTCTTTcaag GTATGTGTTAGATGACGAATATACAAGCTCTGCAGGCTCCAAGTTCCCAGTGCGTTGGTCACCTCCTGAGGTCCTCCTGTACTGCAAGTTCAGCAGCAAGTCTGATGTCTGGGCATTTG GAGTTCTGATGTGGGAGGTCTACACCCTTGGACGGATGCCATATGAGAGGCTCAATAACACTGAAATAGTGGAAAAAGTATCATCTGGCTATCGCCTGTATCGCCCCCAACTGGCCAATGACAAAATCTATTCCATTATGACAAGCTGTTGGAATGAG AAACATGACGAGAGACCTCCATTTAAGGATCTTGTACACCACATTCAGGATTTGCTATACAATATGCAGTAA
- the btk gene encoding tyrosine-protein kinase BTK isoform X4: MSDSILEEIFIKRSQQKKKTSPLNFKERLFILTQDKISYYDYDSEKGKRKSLKGSVDIDKIKCVEIVFPEDNAPQERQYPFQIVYDEGPLYVFAKTEEVRKQWIHKLKHVVRFNKDLMQKYHPCFWEDGMWKCCQQEVKQAMGCRVLETRNGGKKRSERSRRKSRKPLPPTPQEAPRPLPPQPPPESGPAVGMTVIAEYDYTPVTDQDLELRKDEEYTILEVNDRNWWKARDKYGKEGYIPSNYVVEAMNGLERFHWYCKNMNRSQAENLLKTENKDGGFLVRDSSKAGKYTVSVFTKGGGETTGVCRHYNICTTPQGQFYLAEKHNFSSIPDLINYHQHNAAGLVSRLKYVVSIQTQNAPSTAGLGYGVWEIDPRHLTFIKELGNGQFGVVKYGKWQGQHDVAIKMIKEGSMSEDDFIEEAKVMMKLRHENLVQLYGVCTKQRPIYIVTEFLSNGCLLSYLREVLEHPSAIVLLEMCKDVSEGMAYLESQGFIHRDLAARNCLVDSNGTVKVTDFGLSRYVLDDEYTSSAGSKFPVRWSPPEVLLYCKFSSKSDVWAFGVLMWEVYTLGRMPYERLNNTEIVEKVSSGYRLYRPQLANDKIYSIMTSCWNEKHDERPPFKDLVHHIQDLLYNMQ, encoded by the exons ATGTCGGACAGTATTCTGGAGGAGATTTTTATAAAGCGCTCTcagcaaaagaagaaaacctCGCCATTAAACTTCAAAGAGAGGCTATTCATTCTCACACAAGATAAGATCTCCTACTACGACTATGACTCTGAAAAAGGG aaaaggaaaagtctGAAGGGTTCAGTTGACATTGACAAGATTAAATGTGTTGAGATTGTGTTTCCTGAAGACAACGCACCCCAGGAGAGACAGTACCCGTTCCAG ATTGTATATGATGAAGGCCCACTTTATGTTTTTGCCAAGACAGAAGAGGTCCGGAAGCAGTGGATACACAAGCTGAAACATG TGGTGCGGTTCAATAAGGACCTGATGCAAAAGTACCATCCATGTTTCTGGGAGGATGGCATGTGGAAATGTTGTCAGCAGGAGGTCAAACAAGCCATGGGTTGCCGAGTGCTGGAGACAAGAAATGGAGGTAAGAAGAGGTCAGAGA GATCTCGCCGCAAGTCCAGAAAACCCCTACCGCCAACGCCACAGGAG GCCCCCAGACCTCTACCACCACAACCGCCCCCAGAGTCTGGTCCAGCAGTGGGCATGACAGTTATCGCTGAGTACGACTACACACCCGTGACAGACCAGGATTTGGAGTTGAGGAAGGACGAGGAATACACCATTCTGGAGGTGAACGACCGCAATTGGTGGAAAGCTCGAGACAAATACGG caagGAGGGATATATTCCAAGTAATTACGTTGTTGAAGCTATGAATGGGTTGGAGAGATTTCA CTGGTACTGCAAGAACATGAACCGCAGTCAAGCAGAGAATCTTCTAAAGACCGAG aATAAAGATGGTGGGTTCCTGGTACGAGACTCAAGCAAAGCTGGAAagtacactgtctctgtgttcacaaAAGGTGGAGG gGAGACAACAGGTGTCTGCAGACACTATAACATATGCACCACTCCACAAGGCCAGTTCTACTTGGCAGAAAAGCACAACTTCAGTAGCATCCCAGACCTAATCAATTACCACCAGCATAATGCTGCAG GTTTGGTGAGCAGGTTAAAATATGTTGTGTCAATTCAGACACAGAATGCACCATCCACTGCTGGTCTCGGATAtg GGGTGTGGGAGATCGATCCACGTCACCTCACATTCATTAAAGAGCTCGGCAATGGGCAATTTGGGGTGGTGAAGTATGGAAAGTGGCAAGGCCAGCATGATGTAGCCATTAAGATGATTAAAGAGGGCTCAATGTCTGAGGATGACTTCATTGAGGAGGCTAAAGTCATGAT GAAGTTGCGTCATGAAAACTTGGTTCAGCTTTATGGTGTTTGCACGAAACAAAGACCTATTTACATTGTGACCGAGTTCCTCTCTAATGGGTGTCTGCTGAGTTACCTGCGGGAGGTCCTTGAACACCCCTCAGCTATTGTGCTGTTGGAAATGTGTAAAGATGTCAGTGAGGGCATGGCATACCTGGAATCCCAGGGCTtcattcacagagacttg GCTGCCAGGAACTGTTTAGTAGACAGCAATGGGACAGTTAAAGTGACTGACTTTGGTCTTTcaag GTATGTGTTAGATGACGAATATACAAGCTCTGCAGGCTCCAAGTTCCCAGTGCGTTGGTCACCTCCTGAGGTCCTCCTGTACTGCAAGTTCAGCAGCAAGTCTGATGTCTGGGCATTTG GAGTTCTGATGTGGGAGGTCTACACCCTTGGACGGATGCCATATGAGAGGCTCAATAACACTGAAATAGTGGAAAAAGTATCATCTGGCTATCGCCTGTATCGCCCCCAACTGGCCAATGACAAAATCTATTCCATTATGACAAGCTGTTGGAATGAG AAACATGACGAGAGACCTCCATTTAAGGATCTTGTACACCACATTCAGGATTTGCTATACAATATGCAGTAA
- the LOC115804976 gene encoding 60S ribosomal protein L36a-like, whose product MCSVMQVNVPKTRRTFCKKCKKHQPHKVTQYKKGKESVYAQGKRRYDRKQSGYGGQTKPIFRKKAKTTKKIVLRLECLEPNCRSKRMLAIKRCKHFELGGDKKRKGQVIQF is encoded by the exons ATGTGTTCTGTAATGCAGGTGAATGTGCCGAAGACACGCAGAACCTTCTGCAAAAAGTGCAAGAAGCACCAGCCTCATAAAGTTACCCAATataagaaaggaaaagaatcTGTGTATGCACAGG GTAAGAGGAGatatgacagaaaacagagcgGTTATGGTGGTCAAACAAAACCTATTTTCAGGAAAAAG GCAAAGACAACAAAGAAGATTGTTTTGAGGCTGGAATGTTTAGAGCCTAACTGCAGATCCAAAAGAATGCTGGCCATCAAAAGATGCAAACACTTTGAGCTGGGAGGCGACAAGAAGAGAAAG GGCCAGGTCATCCAGTTCTAA
- the gla gene encoding alpha-galactosidase A: MANVILCFLALICSVQSLDNGLALTPTMGWLHWERFMCNIDCDMDPQNCIREELFMQMADLMVEEKWKDAGYEFVCIDDCWSSHQRDAQGRLQADPKRFPSGIKKLADYIHSKGLKLGIYADVGTKTCAGYPGSLGHYKTDAKTFAEWGVDLLKFDGCYMPDWTLLAEGYVNMSKALNETGRKIVYSCEWPLYEWSHQEPNYKAIKGACNHWRNYGDIYDQWVSVKSILNWTANHQNILVPVAGPGGWNDPDMLIIGNFGLSHDQQQTQMALWAIMAAPLLMSNDLRNIPYKSKKLLQNRKIIAINQDRAGKQGYRIAEVNGFEVWERPLSRGGLAVAVINKQEIGGPRHFSISLATVTSCNPICKITQILPTYRKLGIQDVESKLIILVNPTGTTLLTIKPSKSD, encoded by the exons atgGCAAAcgtcattttgtgttttctcgCATTAATTTGTTCGGTGCAATCGCTGGACAATGGCTTAGCATTAACACCAACAATGGGTTGGTTGCACTGGGAGAGATTCATGTGCAACATCGACTGTGACATGGACCCTCAAAACTGTATTAG AGAGGAGCTGTTCATGCAGATGGCAGATTTGATGGTGGAGGAGAAATGGAAGGATGCTGgatatgagtttgtgtgtattgatGATTGTTGGTCCTCCCACCAGCGAGATGCCCAGGGTCGTCTTCAGGCTGACCCCAAGAGGTTCCCGAGCGGTATCAAGAAACTTGCTGACTAT ATTCATTCCAAAGGTCTTAAACTGGGCATCTATGCTGATGTCGGAACAAAAACATGCGCTGGCTATCCTGGAAGTCTGGGCCACTACAAAACAGATGCCAAAACCTTTGCTGAATGGGGTGTGGATTTACTGAAGTTTGATGGTTGCTACATGCCTGACTGGACGTTGCTTGCAGAGG GTTATGTGAATATGTCTAAAGCTTTGAatgagacaggaagaaaaattGTGTACTCCTGTGAATGGCCGTTATATGAATGGTCTCACCAAGAG CCCAATTACAAAGCTATCAAAGGTGCATGTAATCACTGGCGTAACTATGGTGATATATATGACCAGTGGGTCAGTGTGAAGTCAATACTGAACTGGACTGCTAACCACCAAAATATTTTGGTACCTGTGGCTGGGCCTGGAGGATGGAATGATCCAGATATG TTGATCATAGGAAACTTTGGGCTGAGTCATGATCAACAGCAGACCCAGATGGCTCTGTGGGCAATCATGGCTGCTCCTCTGCTCATGTCCAATGACCTGAGAAACATCCCTTACAAGTCCAAAAAGCTGCTCCAGAATCGTAAAATCATTGCCATCAACCAGGACCGTGCAGGCAAGCAGGGTTATCGCATAGCTGAG GTAAATGGTTTTGAAGTGTGGGAGAGACCTCTGTCTAGGGGTGGGCTGGCCGTAGCAGTGATCAACAAGCAAGAGATTGGTGGCCCTCGCCATTTCTCCATCAGCCTTGCCACTGTGACCAGCTGTAACCCTATATGTAAAATCACTCAAATCCTGCCAACCTATCGGAAACTAGGGATTCAGGATGTCGAGTCTAAACTGATTATCTTGGTGAACCCCACAGGCACTACACTGCTGACCATCAAACCCAGCAAATCTGATTGA